The Geothermobacter hydrogeniphilus region GCCCCGGCCGCCCAAGCCTGGGGGGAACAGGCCAGCGGATAGAGGACCGGACCCTGACCGGGCAGGCGGCGGAAACCGCAGAACAGTTCCGGCAGACGACACAGTTCGACCTGCAGTGCCAGATGGTAGAGTCCCTCGAACAGTTGCATGGCCTGCCGGGTGCGGCCGTAGCGGGCCAGGCCGAGGGCGATCAGGGCGTTGTCGTGGGGCCAGACCGAGCCGTTGTGGTAAGCCATCGGATTGTAGCGGGTGCTGCCCTCGGCCAGGGTACGGATTCCCCAGCCAGAGAAGAACTCGGGGGAGAGCAGTTTTTCGGCCAGTCGGGCGGCCTGTTCGGGGGTGGCGATGCCGGTGAACAGGCACTGGCCGGCGTTGGAGGCGGCGACCCGGCAGGGGCGCTTGTTACCGTCGAGGGCCAGGGCGTAGCAGGAGAGTTCCTCGCACCAGAAATCCCGCTGAAAATTCTTCCGCAGCTGCCGGGCGGCCCGCAGCTGCCGGGCGGCCAGTTCGTCATCCCCCATGACTTCGGCCAGCCCGGCGAGTTCCCGGCGGGCGGCGTAGAGATAGCCCTGCACCTCGCACAGGGCGATGGGGCCCCTGGCCGGACTGCCGTCGGCGTGAAACACCGAGTCCCAGGAATCTTTCCAACCCTGCTGGACCAGGCCGTCCGCCGACTGGCGCTGGTATTCGAGGTAACCGTCGCCGTCCCGGTCGCCGTAGCGTTCGATCCACTCCAGGGCCCGTAGCAGGTGCGGCCAGAGCTGTTGCAGAAAGTCCCGATCGCCGCTGCGCCGGAACCAGGCACCGGCCAGCAGCAGAAAGAGCGGGGTTGAATCGACGCTGCCGTAGTAACGCCCGAAGGGAATCTCGCCCAGCGCCGCCATCTCCCCGCGCCGGGTTTCGTGGAGGATTTTTCCCGGCTCTGCGTCGGTTTCCGGGCAGTGTTCCGCGGCCTGGTGGGCGGCCAGGAAGCCGAGGACTCCACGGGCGATGGCCGGGTTGAGCCAGAGGGTCTGCAACGCGGTCAGCAGGCCGTCGCGGCCGAAGGAGGTGCTGTACCAGGGGACCCCGGCGTAGGGATAGATCCCCTGCGGGGTCTCGGTGAAGAGCATGTGCAGATCATCGAGGGAACGCTCCAGCCATTCGTTGAAGTGTCCCTTGCTGGTGCTGATCGCGCAGTGTTGGGCGCGGTAGCCCTCCATCCGCCGCAGGGATGCGCCGAATTCGACGTCATAGCAGCCGGTCCGGCAGAGCTCGGCATCGTTAAGGCAGCCGAAGGTCAGGTAGAGATTGCGTTCCTCGCCCGGGCCGATGCTGAGCTGCAGTTCGGCACTCTCCCCGCTGATCTGGATCGGGTCCGGTTCGAAGCAGATCTGCAGTTGTCGCCGCACTCCGTCGCGGCCCCGGTAGGGAAGTTTGACCGCGTCCCGGTCGGTTCGGGCCGGCAGCCGTTGGCCACGAGCCTGGCGCTGCATGCCGCGGACCTCGAAAATGTCGCGGAAATCGCCGTCGAAACGGAACCGAAAGTGAAGGGTCACCGGCTCTGCGCCGAAATGGCAGATCCTGATCCGTTCGAAACAATGTCGCTGCCAGAGAAATTTCGAGCGGAACAGGTGCAGACTGCCGCGGGGGAGTTCGTTGCCGTCGGCCAGGACCAGGTCGGGGTTGGTCAGATCGACGGCCAGCAGTTCATTGCGTTCGTTGACGGTTGAGCTGAGCAGTAGCGGACGCTGGTTTTCGATCAGGAATTCGAGTCGTGAGAGAAACCGGGTTCCCTCGTGGTAGAGTCCCTGTTCGCCCCGGCCGATCGGCTGGATGTCGCCGCGGCAGTCGAAGACCGCGAAGGTTTCCCCCTGCTTCAGCACCCGGGTGCGGTCGTCGGCCAGGCAGGAGGCCGCCTGGATGTAGTACTGGTCCTTGACCTGGATGATCTCGTCCATCGTCAGGCCGCCGTCTCCACCCGCCAGTCGGTTGCCGGCGGTTGCGGCCGGTCGTGGCGCGACTGTCCCTGCCGTTGGTAGAGTTCGAGGTAGTTGCGCGCCATCTGTTCGACCGAAAAGCGGGTTTCGAAGACCTGCCGGCAACAGTGTCGGTCCAGGGAACCGATTTCGCGTACCCGTGCGACCGCGCTGCTGATATCGCTGACGATGAAGCCGCTCTGTCCCTCGACCATGACTTCGGGCACCGAACCGTGACGGAAGGCGATCACCGGCGTGCCGCAGGCCATCGCTTCGATCATCACCAGTCCGAACGGCTCCGGCCAGTCGATGGGGAACAGCAGGGCGAGGGCTCCGCCGAGAAATTCCTGTTTTTCATGTTCGCCGATCTCGCCGATGAACTCGACCAGGGAGCTGTCGAGCAGCGGTCTGATATGAGTTTCGAAATACTCCCGGTCGGCCCGGTCGACCTTGGCGGCGATTTTCAGGGGGATGCCCGCCCGCCTGGCGATCTCGATGGCCCGGTCAGGTCGTTTTTCCGGCGAGATGCGGCCGAGAAAGGCCAGATAGTCTCCCGGCTGTTCCTGCAATCGGAACAACTCTTTCGGCAGGCCATGATGGACGGTGCCGAGCCAGTTGGCAAAGGGCAGGGGCGCGCGCTGGGCATCCGAGATGGAGACCAGCGGCATGTCGCGATACTCTCGGTAGAGCGGCGCCAGATCGGGAGTGTCGAGACGGCCGTGGAGCGTGGTCAGCTGGTTGCAGCGGTGGCGGCGTGAGAGCGGAAAATGCAGGTAGTCGATGTGAAAATGGACTGCATCGAATTCGTCGACCCGCCTGAAAATCTCCTCCAGCATCCGCAGGTGCTGCGCCAGGGGGTCGCTGCAGTTGCCGAGTCGCAGTGCCCTGGGGGTGCAGGGGATCAGCTCGGCCGAGGTTGTCGAGTCGGCACTGGCGAACAGGGTCACATCGTGTCCCTGGCGGACCAGCTCTTCGGTGAGAAAGGATACCACGCGTTCGGTGCCGCCATACCGGCTCGGAGGAACGCTTTCGTACAGGGGGGATACCTGGGCGATTTTCATAGGACCTCCTTTTCTGTGTCGTACCCAGAGGTGCAGTTCGAAACAAAAAGAAAATGCTACAAAAACCGATTTTGATGGTCGGTGAGAAATCCCAATTTAGTCCGTCCGGCGGAAATTTCAAGTGGAAAAGAATGGTGGCGTCGCAAAAACTCACCAGCAGCTGCGTTGCTGCGTTTGTCTCGCTGCTTCAACGTACGTAAGTGCGCTTCATTGCTCGACAATCGCGCGCCTTGCTGCTGGCGCTTTTTGCTTAGCCAACATTCTTGATGCTTTTTGCGAAAGCATCAAGAATGGGAATTCAAAGCAGGGGGACGGGTCCCTGAGTCGCAGGGCATCGCTCCGCTGGCTGGGCGGGGCCATCAAGAAAAAGGCGACCGCAGGGTCGCCTTGAAGAGCTGCATCAGATCCGGTTCCGGGTCATTCGAGCTTTTCGCAGATTTCGCTCGCCCAGACTTCGGAACCTTCCCCGACATGGACGTTGAAATAGCCGTGGTCGCACATGTAGACCTCGCCGGCGGTTTCCGTGTCGGTGTTCATGACCCTCGGTTTCTGGCCGGAATCCAGCTTTTTGCAAAGATCCTCGTAGGTGTAGATATCCATGGATTTCCTCCTCTCTCCTTTTGTTTCATTTTAGCACAGGAGAGGGGCCTGATGCCTGTCGCTAAGGAGGGTGTTCAGTCCTCTTTCGCCAGGTAATCACCCAGCAGTGAGCGGCTGTGTTCGTCGTCGTGGCAGTAGGCGCAGAGATTCTCCCAGTTGCTGCCGTCGGGCGGATTGTTGTTGTGATTGCCGTCGCGATGGTGGACGGTGAGCAGGTGCAGGTTTTCGCGCTCGAACTCGCGACCGCACTTGGCGCAGATCCAGCCGTGCAGCTTCAGCGATTTTTCCCGGTAGGTTTCCCGCCCGGCTTCCCCGGCCTTCAGTCGCCGGGTGATCTCGGCGATCTCCTCGGCACTTTTCGCCGGCCGCGGCCGGCGTCTCCAGTTGCTCATCTGCTCTTCTCCTCTTTAAGTGGCCCGGTCCCCTCGACTCCGGCTGCTGCAGCGGGTACTCTTTATCAGGAGGCTGTCGACAGCCTCCTGAAGCGGATCAATTCCTCAGAGGTCAATTATGGCTGCCAGGACACTCTACGACAAGTTATGGAACGATCATGTGGTGAGGTGTGAGGAGGATGGCACCTGTCTGCTCTATATCGACCGCCAGCTGATTCACGAAGTCACCTCGCCGCAGGCCTTTGAAGGGTTGCGGTTGGCCGGGCGCAGGCCCTGGCGGGTGGAAGCCAACCTGGCGGTGCCCGATCACAACGTACCGACCGTCGATCGGCTGCTCGGCATCTCCGACCCGGTCTCGAAGCTGCAGGTCGACACCCTGGAGCAGAACTGCGAGGAGTTCGGTATCCGCCTCTTCAGGATGAACGACATCCGTCAGGGGATTGTGCATGTCATCGGCCCCGAACAGGGGGCGACCCTGCCGGGGATGACGGTGGTCTGCGGCGATTCCCACACCGCCACCCACGGCGCCTTCGGGGCGCTGGCTTTCGGCATCGGCACCTCGGAGGTCGAGCATGTCCTCGCCACCGGCTGCCTGCTGCAGAAAAAATCCAAAAACATGCTGGTTGCCGTGGACGGCAGGCTCGGTCACGGCGTCACCGCCAAGGATATCGTGCTGGCCATCATTGGCAAGATCGGCACCGCCGGCGGCACCGGCCATGCCATCGAATTCGGCGGCGAGGCGATCCGCGCCCTTTCCATGGAAGGGCGGATGACGGTCTGCAACATGGCCATCGAGGCCGGCGCCCGCGCCGGGATGATCGCCGTCGACCAGACCACCCTCGACTATGTTCAGGGTCGTCCGCTGGCACCGCGGGGGG contains the following coding sequences:
- a CDS encoding amylo-alpha-1,6-glucosidase, which translates into the protein MDEIIQVKDQYYIQAASCLADDRTRVLKQGETFAVFDCRGDIQPIGRGEQGLYHEGTRFLSRLEFLIENQRPLLLSSTVNERNELLAVDLTNPDLVLADGNELPRGSLHLFRSKFLWQRHCFERIRICHFGAEPVTLHFRFRFDGDFRDIFEVRGMQRQARGQRLPARTDRDAVKLPYRGRDGVRRQLQICFEPDPIQISGESAELQLSIGPGEERNLYLTFGCLNDAELCRTGCYDVEFGASLRRMEGYRAQHCAISTSKGHFNEWLERSLDDLHMLFTETPQGIYPYAGVPWYSTSFGRDGLLTALQTLWLNPAIARGVLGFLAAHQAAEHCPETDAEPGKILHETRRGEMAALGEIPFGRYYGSVDSTPLFLLLAGAWFRRSGDRDFLQQLWPHLLRALEWIERYGDRDGDGYLEYQRQSADGLVQQGWKDSWDSVFHADGSPARGPIALCEVQGYLYAARRELAGLAEVMGDDELAARQLRAARQLRKNFQRDFWCEELSCYALALDGNKRPCRVAASNAGQCLFTGIATPEQAARLAEKLLSPEFFSGWGIRTLAEGSTRYNPMAYHNGSVWPHDNALIALGLARYGRTRQAMQLFEGLYHLALQVELCRLPELFCGFRRLPGQGPVLYPLACSPQAWAAGAVFQLLQASLGLEIDATSRKIRFRHPVLPPFLDEVWFRNLQVGNARIDLHLARYGEDVGINALHRDGEIGVVVEK
- a CDS encoding glycosyltransferase family 4 protein gives rise to the protein MKIAQVSPLYESVPPSRYGGTERVVSFLTEELVRQGHDVTLFASADSTTSAELIPCTPRALRLGNCSDPLAQHLRMLEEIFRRVDEFDAVHFHIDYLHFPLSRRHRCNQLTTLHGRLDTPDLAPLYREYRDMPLVSISDAQRAPLPFANWLGTVHHGLPKELFRLQEQPGDYLAFLGRISPEKRPDRAIEIARRAGIPLKIAAKVDRADREYFETHIRPLLDSSLVEFIGEIGEHEKQEFLGGALALLFPIDWPEPFGLVMIEAMACGTPVIAFRHGSVPEVMVEGQSGFIVSDISSAVARVREIGSLDRHCCRQVFETRFSVEQMARNYLELYQRQGQSRHDRPQPPATDWRVETAA
- a CDS encoding YajD family HNH nuclease, which produces MSNWRRRPRPAKSAEEIAEITRRLKAGEAGRETYREKSLKLHGWICAKCGREFERENLHLLTVHHRDGNHNNNPPDGSNWENLCAYCHDDEHSRSLLGDYLAKED
- the leuC gene encoding 3-isopropylmalate dehydratase large subunit, whose translation is MAARTLYDKLWNDHVVRCEEDGTCLLYIDRQLIHEVTSPQAFEGLRLAGRRPWRVEANLAVPDHNVPTVDRLLGISDPVSKLQVDTLEQNCEEFGIRLFRMNDIRQGIVHVIGPEQGATLPGMTVVCGDSHTATHGAFGALAFGIGTSEVEHVLATGCLLQKKSKNMLVAVDGRLGHGVTAKDIVLAIIGKIGTAGGTGHAIEFGGEAIRALSMEGRMTVCNMAIEAGARAGMIAVDQTTLDYVQGRPLAPRGALWGQAVAAWGDLHSDPGAVFDRVVNLDAATIEPQVSWGTSPEMVMPVGGVVPDPAAEPDPVKRQGMEAALTYMDLRPGTRMVDIHPDKVFIGSCTNGRIEDLRAAAAVLKGRKIAASIRLAMVVPGSGLVKQQAEEEGLDRVFREAGFEWREPGCSMCLAMNADRLEPQERCASTSNRNFEGRQGQGGRTHLVSPAMAAAAAVAGHFIDVRELED